One genomic window of Panicum hallii strain FIL2 chromosome 6, PHallii_v3.1, whole genome shotgun sequence includes the following:
- the LOC112897383 gene encoding cytokinin hydroxylase-like, with the protein MALGVAGLVLALPLLFLLARAAWVTVTCYYLTPMRIRRILAGQGVLGPPPRLLVGNLRDVSALVARATAGDMGSLSHDIVGRLLPHYVRWSKMYGRIFVYWYGSEPRVCVTDAGMVRELLSSRHAHVTGKSWLQRQGAKHFIGRGLIMANGATWWHQRHVVAPAFMADRLRGRVGHMVECARQTVRALREAVARGGNEVEVGAHMARLAGDIIARTEFDTSYDTGKRVFHLIEELQRLTARSSRYLWVPGSQYFPSKYRREIKRLNGELEQLLKESIQRSREIADEGRAPSSACGMGLLGMLLAEMEKKKTRSSGNGELGYDTQTIVDECKTFFFAGHETSALLLTWAIMLLATNPSWQDKARAEVASVCGDAPPTADHLPKLTVLQMVINETLRLYPPATLLPRMAFEDITLGGGELRVPKGASVWIPVLAIHHDEAVWGADAHEFRPDRFAPGRPRPWAGRFLPFASGPRNCVGQAYAMVEAKVVLAVLLASFRFGISDEYRHAPVTVLTLRPRHGVPVRLLPLTTQQQQ; encoded by the exons ATGGCATTGGGCGTAGCCGGCCTCGTGCTCGCATTGCCACTCTTGTTCTTGCTGGCAAGGGCCGCATGGGTCACCGTCACCTGCTACTACCTCACGCCGATGAGGATCCGGAGGATCCTGGCCGGCCAGGGCGTCctcggcccgccgccgcgcctcctcgtcGGGAACCTCCGCGACGTGTCTGCTCTCGTCGCCAgggccaccgccggcgacatGGGCTCGCTCAGCCACGACATCGTCGGCCGCCTCCTGCCTCATTACGTCCGCTGGTCGAAGATGTACG GGAGGATCTTCGTGTACTGGTACGGGAGCGAGCCGCGGGTGTGCGTGACGGACGCGGGCATGGTGCGGGAGCTGCTGTCGTCGAGGCATGCGCACGTCACCGGCAAGTCGTGGCTGCAGCGGCAGGGCGCCAAGCACTTCATCGGCCGCGGCCTGATCATGGCCAACGGTGCCACCTGGTGGCACCAGCGGCACGTCGTGGCGCCGGCGTTCATGGCCGACCGGCTCCGGGGCCGGGTCGGGCACATGGTGGAGTGCGCCCGGCAGACGGTGCGCGCGCTGCGggaggcggtggcgcggggCGGGAACGAGGTCGAGGTGGGTGCGCACATGGCGAGGCTCGCCGGCGACATCATCGCGCGCACCGAGTTCGACACCAGCTATGACACCGGCAAGCGCGTCTTTCACCTCATCGAGGAGCTGCAGCGCCTCACCGCGCGCTCAAGCCGCTACCTCTGGGTCCCGGGCAGCCA gTATTTTCCGAGCAAATACAGGCGGGAAATAAAGCGGCTGAACGGGGAGCTGGAGCAGTTGCTCAAGGAGTCCATCCAGCGCAGCCGCGAGATCGCCGACGAGGGCCGGGCGCCGTCGTCGGCGTGCGGCATGGGGCTCCTGGGGATGCTGCTGGCCGAGATGGAAAAGAAGAAGACCAGGTCGTCCGGCAACGGCGAGCTGGGGTACGACACCCAGACGATCGTCGACGAGTGCAAGACGTTCTTCTTCGCCGGCCACGAGACGTCAGCGCTGCTCCTCACCTGGGCCATCATGCTGCTCGCCACGAACCCGTCGTGGCAGGACAAGGCGCGCGCCGAGGTCGCGAGCGTCTGCGGCGACGCCCCGCCCACCGCCGACCATCTCCCCAAGCTCACTGTG CTGCAGATGGTGATCAACGAGACGCTGCGGCTGTACCCGCCGGCGACGCTGCTGCCGCGGATGGCGTTCGAGGACATCacgctcggcggcggcgagctgcgcgTGCCCAAGGGCGCGTCGGTGTGGATCCCGGTGCTCGCCATCCACCACGACGAGGCCGTGTGGGGCGCGGACGCGCACGAGTTCAGGCCCGACCGGTTCGCACCGGGGCGACCGCGGCCGTGGGCGGGGCGGTTCCTGCCGTTCGCGTCGGGCCCCCGCAACTGCGTCGGCCAGGCGTACGCCATGGTGGAGGCCAAGGTCGTGCTGGCCGTGCTGCTCGCCAGCTTCCGGTTCGGCATCTCCGACGAGTACCGCCACGCGCCGGTGACCGTGCTCACGCTCCGGCCGCGCCACGGCGTGCCCGTGCGCCTGCTGCCGCTGAcgacgcagcagcagcagtag
- the LOC112897385 gene encoding uncharacterized protein LOC112897385, which produces MINQLILSPNTFVFLPLLLFIWHFVLSDCQWALCFVLFNVYSIHSACIVLNSAQKLDIFKAKSGLWALVHPRRWKGVGNKQTLAQFVPCGTCPAALFPKPGIKLAQRHPHAILKQTRLRIS; this is translated from the exons ATGATCAATCAATTAATTTTGAGCCCTAACACTTTTGTATTTCTTCCACTTCTGCTTTTCATATGGCATTTTGTATTATCCGACTGCCAGTGGGCACTGTGTTTTGTGTTGTTCAATGTATATTCAATTCACAGCGCCTGTATCGTTTTAAACTCCGCTCAAAAGTTGGACATCTTTAAG GCGAAAAGTGGGCTCTGGGCTCTTGTACATCCAAGAAGATGGAAAG GTGTTGGGAACAAGCAGACACTGGCGCAGTTCGTGCCTTGTGGGACGTGTCCCGCAGCTCTGTTCCCGAAGCCTGGAATAAAGCTTGCGCAGAGGCATCCACATGCCATCTTGAAGCAGACCAGGCTGAGAATCTCCTGA
- the LOC112897382 gene encoding uncharacterized protein LOC112897382 isoform X1: MRKAGAKEGSIGSKGAVDVNRLPVSTAIAGRPSMIKLCTCSGGPSSSSSSSSLHSLKNTNISMTCKGCTGESTTGRGGPSCSSKLSSMGLELPRPIDPEVRWKTVNRRQRAARKARTFFGKDKRNDGTGSFYLFGSATNQEMAQEDAPVSESEKLGVSILGRRFSDPVENVPIKKRRFLMDCSPSPPPTPLLMDPYEKILGSSSRGIKSYEKHRKVKMLASECTEERKGPFGADDFSGISILAAAACESEMDGDILNGACSKLADPLQERKLENTRGSTELSLLHDMKEDKLKIPGASHCIYDRPLGSSNSAPDMNPLLATTLSNSENLVESASALKVNYSSHSALNSANQIEIASDAKSSSVAMADSSGNPEKTISCSQDADMQTNHANATRDSRLHWDLNVPMEAWDTDCGGDDDPTVATISDHNDAGNDMNKPQPSHDHFDSTDAGDISNSPVDKIQMADVSNVCVAKDEGDSPADSSSHLLLHQSSQNLQLLESESVGNDALAKTMDLPDQQKNRFATVMESHIGSNPGPALNMEHFPSPCMEKIDGSHPPSVDCEGLSRMSSVNGHVGCNSLQTSELGSTVKPLASRLVSEESTNLPTVTPFHKKVTDFGWSDNKLEEASEQSMSESKNQELLDVDSGTSKMDQSVSKNSGHDTDVFYVNKSPADAEKLTHPEDNPGSSDCDMAHVHEEDGADAIINSKDCLITCANSSSAETYYISGTAPQVPLVSSDCPRPGVTDANSIVDSRENEHAKVASNTYSEHCYETDTSHISENQAGFGKVDVEEDDSQYEDGELRESGDRYWVGDGYEEVKPANWHYQVTDYKNGAAIPHLAPLPVDSLSKNVGIRVDSYNETQRKEDAPISPISSKHSWLTNCLDGGPLADEKAQSIHLRGDTQMYGINPGRVPVGSAAIVSQSERCSDGLCDDLSSIRMKNTGWDMLPEDQKHSRRDPKDGADSSNQCGLDSSDTAGDDESLRKMGLPNKDVQRVEWQKSFDRPQRNELSRSDDGYGSGSKAERTIDSHRSHGTYDASRHIQTGNRGQWMENSKHPRSARRKSPEYFNYGPSGPRNAAEAAVAKMESNGFVVAPDGTLVRAVDAANAGQMARRMRNTSSSSYRPLSGRGSPIDRDGTCGMSRGPVHSRDSSPERHFGANSNRSGRYGPEMEKDHTDGNLSSVRCSLPNRQRGIPTGRASLNLSRAHSRSPSGSRSRSPHDWASPRNRRKIMANGGSTLRRNSRSPPNHMAKVRMGRMASPKRQPGYDDRSMRYSPPSRNHTYSQHASTWVDGRNGSTEDLSDHSKRYSRRSPPPRITSRNDRFDVMDSQGRSRSGEFYRSANGRLPYGYNRANKHDGNGDDQREYADRYGNHSVKPYDRNGAVKQFRNNTGDKFRTRISAPRSPESQRRVSPRRFDRSFER; the protein is encoded by the exons ATGAGGAAAGCTGGAGCCAAAG AGGGATCAATTGGATCCAAGGGTGCGGTTGATGTGAATAGGTTACCTGTTTCCACAGCAATAGCAGGAAGACCATCTATG ATCAAATTGTGCACTTGCAGTGGAGggccatcatcatcatcatcatcttcatcacttCATAGTCTTAAGAACACAAATATTTCAATGACCTGCAAAGGCTGTACTGGTGAATCAACAACAGGCAGAGGCGGGCCATCATGTAGCAGCAAGCTTAGCAGTATGGGCTTGGAGCTCCCAAGACCTATAGATCCTGAGGTGAGATGGAAGACTGTAAACAGAAGGCAGAGAGCTGCAAGGAAAGCAAGGACCTTCTTTGGGAAAGACAAAAGGAACGACGGAACTGGATCTTTCTATTTATTTGGCAGTGCTACGAATCAAGAGATGGCACAAGAAGATGCGCCAGTCTCTGAATCTGAGAAG CTCGGTGTATCCATTCTTGGTAGACGCTTTAGTGATCCTGTGGAAAATGTTCCTATAAAGAAGAGAAGGTTTCTTATGGATTGTTCTCCATCGCCTCCACCCACTCCATTGCTAATGGATCCATATGAAAAAATATTGGGCAGCTCTTCTAGAGGTATCAAATCATATGAGAAGCATCGTAAGGTTAAGATGCTAGCAAGTGAATGCACGGAGGAGAGAAAAGGTCCTTTTGGTGCTGATGATTTTTCTGGTATATCAATACTAGCCGCAGCAGCTTGTGAGAGTGAGATGGATGGTGACATATTAAATGGAGCATGCTCAAAGTTAGCTGATCCTCTACAAGAAAGAAAGCTGGAAAATACTAGGGGTAGCACTGAATTGAGTCTACTGCATGATATGAAGGAGGATAAGTTAAAAATTCCTGGCGCTTCACATTGCATATATGATAGGCCTCTTGGCTCATCTAATTCTGCTCCAGATATGAATCCCTTACTTGCTACCACACTATCTAACTCAGAAAATCTTGTTGAATCTGCATCAGCTCTCAAGGTCAATTATTCATCCCATTCTGCACTGAACAGTGCAAACCAAATAGAGATTGCTTCTGATGCCAAGTCTTCAAGTGTCGCAATGGCTGATAGCTCAGGCAATCCAGAAAAAACCATAAGTTGCTCACAAGATGCAGATATGCAAACCAACCATGCCAATGCCACTCGCGATTCTAGGCTGCACTGGGATCTTAATGTTCCAATGGAGGCATGGGACACCGAttgtggtggtgatgatgatcCTACAGTTGCTACCATAAGTGATCATAATGATGCTGGAAATGACATGAACAAACCACAGCCATCTCATGATCATTTTGACTCGACAGATGCTGGTGATATTTCTAATAGTCCCGTTGACAAAATTCAAATGGCTGATGTATCAAATGTGTGTGTGGCAAAGGATGAAGGGGATTCTCCTGCTGACAGTTCTTCCCACCTTTTGCTCCATCAGTCTTCCCAAAACTTGCAGCTATTGGAATCTGAATCTGTAGGGAACGATGCCCTTGCCAAAACAATGGATTTGCCTGACCAGCAGAAGAACAGATTTGCTACCGTTATGGAATCACACATAGGATCAAATCCAGGACCAGCTCTAAACATGGAACATTTTCCTTCTCCATGCATGGAGAAAATTGATGGTTCACATCCCCCATCTGTTGATTGTGAAGGTTTGTCTCGTATGTCTTCTGTGAATGGCCATGTAGGATGTAACTCGCTCCAAACAAGTGAACTGGGCTCCACAGTGAAACCTTTGGCAAGCAGATTAGTTTCTGAGGAAAGCACAAACCTTCCTACGGTAACCCCTTTCCATAAAAAGGTTACTGATTTTGGCTGGAGTGACAATAAACTTGAAGAAGCTTCTGAACAAAGCATGTCTGAATCTAAGAACCAGGAGCTTTTGGATGTTGATTCAGGAACTAGTAAAATGGACCAGTCAGTCAGTAAGAACAGTGGACATGACACTGATGTATTTTATGTCAACAAGAGCCCTGCAGATGCAGAAAAGCTCACTCATCCAGAGGACAACCCAGGGTCTTCTGACTGTGATATGGCTCATGTACATGAGGAAGATGGTGCTGATGCAATAATTAATTCAAAAGACTGTTTAATAACTTGTGCCAACAGTAGCAGTGCCGAAACATATTACATTTCAGGTACGGCTCCTCAGGTTCCTCTTGTGAGTTCAGATTGCCCCAGACCAGGAGTTACTGATGCCAATAGTATTGTAGATTCACGAGAAAATGAGCATGCGAAGGTTGCATCAAATACTTATTCTGAGCACTGCTATGAAACTGACACATCTCATATTAGCGAAAATCAAGCTGGGTTCGGAAAAGTTGATGTTGAGGAGGATGATTCTCAATATGAGGATGGAGAACTTAGAGAATCTGGTGATCGTTATTGGGTGGGTGATGGATATGAAGAAGTTAAGCCTGCCAACTGGCATTACCAGGTAACAGATTACAAGAATGGAGCAGCCATTCCCCACCTTGCTCCTCTCCCTGTTGACTCTCTTTCAAAGAATGTGGGTATTCGTGTTGATAGTTACAATGAAACACAGAGAAAGGAAGATGCACCTATTTCACCTATCTCGTCTAAGCATTCATGGTTAACAAACTGTTTAGATGGTGGACCTCTTGCTGATGAAAAGGCTCAAAGTATTCATTTGAGAGGTGATACTCAGATGTATGGGATAAACCCAGGCCGTGTACCAGTTGGATCTGCTGCAATAGTCAGCCAGTCTGAAAGGTGCAGTGATGGCCTTTGTGATGATCTGTCAAGTATCAGAATGAAGAACACAGGTTGGGATATGTTGCCTGAAGATCAAAAGCACTCTCGACGTGATCCAAAAGATGGGGCTGATTCGTCTAACCAGTGTGGTTTGGACTCGTCAGATACAGCTGGAGATGACGAGTCGCTGCGAAAAATGGGTCTACCAAATAAAGATGTTCAACGAGTGGAGTGGCAAAAGTCATTTGACAGACCCCAGAGAAATGAGCTGAGCAG ATCTGATGATGGTTATGGCTCAGGCTCAAAAGCTGAAAGGACAATTGACTCTCATAGATCACATGGCACCTATGATGCATCACGGCACATTCAAACAGGCAACCGGGGGCAATGGATggaaaattcaaaacatcctcgtTCTGCTCGGCGTAAATCACCTGAATATTTTAATTATGGTCCATCTGGTCCAAGGAATGCTGCAGAAGCTGCTGTTGCAAAGATGGAGAGCAATGGCTTTGTTGTTGCACCTGATGGCACTTTAGTAAGGGCTGTTGATGCTGCAAATGCTGGTCAGATGGCGAGAAGGATGAGAAACACTTCAAGTAGCTCATACCGCCCTTTATCTGGACGAGGTTCCCCAATTGACAGGGATGGAACTTGTGGGATGTCCAGAGGTCCTGTACATTCAAGGGATTCATCTCCGGAGCGGCACTTTGGTGCGAATAGTAATCGCTCTGGTCGATATGGTCCAGAGATGGAGAAAGATCATACTGATGGAAATTTGAGTTCAGTCCGTTGCTCGCTGCCGAACAGACAACGAGGCATCCCGACTGGTAGGGCCTCACTTAACCTTTCGCGTGCTCATAGCAGATCTCCTTCTGGGTCAAGGTCTCGATCCCCACATGACTGGGCATCACCTAGGAATAGAAGGAAGATTATGGCAAATGGAGGTTCAACTTTAAGGAGGAATAGTCGATCTCCACCTAATCACATGGCTAAAGTTAGAATGGGTAGAATGGCTTCACCTAAGCGACAACCTGGATATGATGATCGATCTATGCGTTACAGTCCTCCATCAAGAAACCATACTTACTCCCAACATGCTTCTACATGGGTTGATGGAAGGAACGGCTCAACGGAAGATCTTTCTGATCatagtaaaagatattcaaggAGAAGTCCTCCCCCGAGAATTACCTCACGGAATGACAGATTTGATGTAATGGACTCCCAAGGACGGTCAAGGTCTGGAGAGTTCTATCGTTCAGCAAATGGAAGACTTCCTTATGGCTACAATAGGGCAAATAAGCATGATGGGAATGGTGATGATCAAAGGGAATATGCTGATAGATATGGAAATCATTCTGTCAAACCATATGACCGTAATGGTGCTGTAAAGCAATTCAGAAATAATACTGGAGATAAATTTCGGACTCGTATTTCTGCTCCCAGATCACCAGAATCCCAAAGAAGGGTGAGTCCTCGGAGATTTGACAGGAGCTTTGAGAGGTAG
- the LOC112897382 gene encoding uncharacterized protein LOC112897382 isoform X2, translating to MRKAGAKEGSIGSKGAVDVNRLPVSTAIAGRPSMIKLCTCSGGPSSSSSSSSLHSLKNTNISMTCKGCTGESTTGRGGPSCSSKLSSMGLELPRPIDPEVRWKTVNRRQRAARKARTFFGKDKRNDGTGSFYLFGSATNQEMAQEDAPVSESEKLGVSILGRRFSDPVENVPIKKRRFLMDCSPSPPPTPLLMDPYEKILGSSSRGIKSYEKHRKVKMLASECTEERKGPFGADDFSGISILAAAACESEMDGDILNGACSKLADPLQERKLENTRGSTELSLLHDMKEDKLKIPGASHCIYDRPLGSSNSAPDMNPLLATTLSNSENLVESASALKVNYSSHSALNSANQIEIASDAKSSSVAMADSSGNPEKTISCSQDADMQTNHANATRDSRLHWDLNVPMEAWDTDCGGDDDPTVATISDHNDAGNDMNKPQPSHDHFDSTDAGDISNSPVDKIQMADVSNVCVAKDEGDSPADSSSHLLLHQSSQNLQLLESESVGNDALAKTMDLPDQQKNRFATVMESHIGSNPGPALNMEHFPSPCMEKIDGSHPPSVDCEGLSRMSSVNGHVGCNSLQTSELGSTVKPLASRLVSEESTNLPTVTPFHKKVTDFGWSDNKLEEASEQSMSESKNQELLDVDSGTSKMDQSVSKNSGHDTDVFYVNKSPADAEKLTHPEDNPGSSDCDMAHVHEEDGADAIINSKDCLITCANSSSAETYYISGTAPQVPLVSSDCPRPGVTDANSIVDSRENEHAKVASNTYSEHCYETDTSHISENQAGFGKVDVEEDDSQYEDGELRESGDRYWVGDGYEEVKPANWHYQVTDYKNGAAIPHLAPLPVDSLSKNVGIRVDSYNETQRKEDAPISPISSKHSWLTNCLDGGPLADEKAQSSRVPVGSAAIVSQSERCSDGLCDDLSSIRMKNTGWDMLPEDQKHSRRDPKDGADSSNQCGLDSSDTAGDDESLRKMGLPNKDVQRVEWQKSFDRPQRNELSRSDDGYGSGSKAERTIDSHRSHGTYDASRHIQTGNRGQWMENSKHPRSARRKSPEYFNYGPSGPRNAAEAAVAKMESNGFVVAPDGTLVRAVDAANAGQMARRMRNTSSSSYRPLSGRGSPIDRDGTCGMSRGPVHSRDSSPERHFGANSNRSGRYGPEMEKDHTDGNLSSVRCSLPNRQRGIPTGRASLNLSRAHSRSPSGSRSRSPHDWASPRNRRKIMANGGSTLRRNSRSPPNHMAKVRMGRMASPKRQPGYDDRSMRYSPPSRNHTYSQHASTWVDGRNGSTEDLSDHSKRYSRRSPPPRITSRNDRFDVMDSQGRSRSGEFYRSANGRLPYGYNRANKHDGNGDDQREYADRYGNHSVKPYDRNGAVKQFRNNTGDKFRTRISAPRSPESQRRVSPRRFDRSFER from the exons ATGAGGAAAGCTGGAGCCAAAG AGGGATCAATTGGATCCAAGGGTGCGGTTGATGTGAATAGGTTACCTGTTTCCACAGCAATAGCAGGAAGACCATCTATG ATCAAATTGTGCACTTGCAGTGGAGggccatcatcatcatcatcatcttcatcacttCATAGTCTTAAGAACACAAATATTTCAATGACCTGCAAAGGCTGTACTGGTGAATCAACAACAGGCAGAGGCGGGCCATCATGTAGCAGCAAGCTTAGCAGTATGGGCTTGGAGCTCCCAAGACCTATAGATCCTGAGGTGAGATGGAAGACTGTAAACAGAAGGCAGAGAGCTGCAAGGAAAGCAAGGACCTTCTTTGGGAAAGACAAAAGGAACGACGGAACTGGATCTTTCTATTTATTTGGCAGTGCTACGAATCAAGAGATGGCACAAGAAGATGCGCCAGTCTCTGAATCTGAGAAG CTCGGTGTATCCATTCTTGGTAGACGCTTTAGTGATCCTGTGGAAAATGTTCCTATAAAGAAGAGAAGGTTTCTTATGGATTGTTCTCCATCGCCTCCACCCACTCCATTGCTAATGGATCCATATGAAAAAATATTGGGCAGCTCTTCTAGAGGTATCAAATCATATGAGAAGCATCGTAAGGTTAAGATGCTAGCAAGTGAATGCACGGAGGAGAGAAAAGGTCCTTTTGGTGCTGATGATTTTTCTGGTATATCAATACTAGCCGCAGCAGCTTGTGAGAGTGAGATGGATGGTGACATATTAAATGGAGCATGCTCAAAGTTAGCTGATCCTCTACAAGAAAGAAAGCTGGAAAATACTAGGGGTAGCACTGAATTGAGTCTACTGCATGATATGAAGGAGGATAAGTTAAAAATTCCTGGCGCTTCACATTGCATATATGATAGGCCTCTTGGCTCATCTAATTCTGCTCCAGATATGAATCCCTTACTTGCTACCACACTATCTAACTCAGAAAATCTTGTTGAATCTGCATCAGCTCTCAAGGTCAATTATTCATCCCATTCTGCACTGAACAGTGCAAACCAAATAGAGATTGCTTCTGATGCCAAGTCTTCAAGTGTCGCAATGGCTGATAGCTCAGGCAATCCAGAAAAAACCATAAGTTGCTCACAAGATGCAGATATGCAAACCAACCATGCCAATGCCACTCGCGATTCTAGGCTGCACTGGGATCTTAATGTTCCAATGGAGGCATGGGACACCGAttgtggtggtgatgatgatcCTACAGTTGCTACCATAAGTGATCATAATGATGCTGGAAATGACATGAACAAACCACAGCCATCTCATGATCATTTTGACTCGACAGATGCTGGTGATATTTCTAATAGTCCCGTTGACAAAATTCAAATGGCTGATGTATCAAATGTGTGTGTGGCAAAGGATGAAGGGGATTCTCCTGCTGACAGTTCTTCCCACCTTTTGCTCCATCAGTCTTCCCAAAACTTGCAGCTATTGGAATCTGAATCTGTAGGGAACGATGCCCTTGCCAAAACAATGGATTTGCCTGACCAGCAGAAGAACAGATTTGCTACCGTTATGGAATCACACATAGGATCAAATCCAGGACCAGCTCTAAACATGGAACATTTTCCTTCTCCATGCATGGAGAAAATTGATGGTTCACATCCCCCATCTGTTGATTGTGAAGGTTTGTCTCGTATGTCTTCTGTGAATGGCCATGTAGGATGTAACTCGCTCCAAACAAGTGAACTGGGCTCCACAGTGAAACCTTTGGCAAGCAGATTAGTTTCTGAGGAAAGCACAAACCTTCCTACGGTAACCCCTTTCCATAAAAAGGTTACTGATTTTGGCTGGAGTGACAATAAACTTGAAGAAGCTTCTGAACAAAGCATGTCTGAATCTAAGAACCAGGAGCTTTTGGATGTTGATTCAGGAACTAGTAAAATGGACCAGTCAGTCAGTAAGAACAGTGGACATGACACTGATGTATTTTATGTCAACAAGAGCCCTGCAGATGCAGAAAAGCTCACTCATCCAGAGGACAACCCAGGGTCTTCTGACTGTGATATGGCTCATGTACATGAGGAAGATGGTGCTGATGCAATAATTAATTCAAAAGACTGTTTAATAACTTGTGCCAACAGTAGCAGTGCCGAAACATATTACATTTCAGGTACGGCTCCTCAGGTTCCTCTTGTGAGTTCAGATTGCCCCAGACCAGGAGTTACTGATGCCAATAGTATTGTAGATTCACGAGAAAATGAGCATGCGAAGGTTGCATCAAATACTTATTCTGAGCACTGCTATGAAACTGACACATCTCATATTAGCGAAAATCAAGCTGGGTTCGGAAAAGTTGATGTTGAGGAGGATGATTCTCAATATGAGGATGGAGAACTTAGAGAATCTGGTGATCGTTATTGGGTGGGTGATGGATATGAAGAAGTTAAGCCTGCCAACTGGCATTACCAGGTAACAGATTACAAGAATGGAGCAGCCATTCCCCACCTTGCTCCTCTCCCTGTTGACTCTCTTTCAAAGAATGTGGGTATTCGTGTTGATAGTTACAATGAAACACAGAGAAAGGAAGATGCACCTATTTCACCTATCTCGTCTAAGCATTCATGGTTAACAAACTGTTTAGATGGTGGACCTCTTGCTGATGAAAAGGCTCAAAGTA GCCGTGTACCAGTTGGATCTGCTGCAATAGTCAGCCAGTCTGAAAGGTGCAGTGATGGCCTTTGTGATGATCTGTCAAGTATCAGAATGAAGAACACAGGTTGGGATATGTTGCCTGAAGATCAAAAGCACTCTCGACGTGATCCAAAAGATGGGGCTGATTCGTCTAACCAGTGTGGTTTGGACTCGTCAGATACAGCTGGAGATGACGAGTCGCTGCGAAAAATGGGTCTACCAAATAAAGATGTTCAACGAGTGGAGTGGCAAAAGTCATTTGACAGACCCCAGAGAAATGAGCTGAGCAG ATCTGATGATGGTTATGGCTCAGGCTCAAAAGCTGAAAGGACAATTGACTCTCATAGATCACATGGCACCTATGATGCATCACGGCACATTCAAACAGGCAACCGGGGGCAATGGATggaaaattcaaaacatcctcgtTCTGCTCGGCGTAAATCACCTGAATATTTTAATTATGGTCCATCTGGTCCAAGGAATGCTGCAGAAGCTGCTGTTGCAAAGATGGAGAGCAATGGCTTTGTTGTTGCACCTGATGGCACTTTAGTAAGGGCTGTTGATGCTGCAAATGCTGGTCAGATGGCGAGAAGGATGAGAAACACTTCAAGTAGCTCATACCGCCCTTTATCTGGACGAGGTTCCCCAATTGACAGGGATGGAACTTGTGGGATGTCCAGAGGTCCTGTACATTCAAGGGATTCATCTCCGGAGCGGCACTTTGGTGCGAATAGTAATCGCTCTGGTCGATATGGTCCAGAGATGGAGAAAGATCATACTGATGGAAATTTGAGTTCAGTCCGTTGCTCGCTGCCGAACAGACAACGAGGCATCCCGACTGGTAGGGCCTCACTTAACCTTTCGCGTGCTCATAGCAGATCTCCTTCTGGGTCAAGGTCTCGATCCCCACATGACTGGGCATCACCTAGGAATAGAAGGAAGATTATGGCAAATGGAGGTTCAACTTTAAGGAGGAATAGTCGATCTCCACCTAATCACATGGCTAAAGTTAGAATGGGTAGAATGGCTTCACCTAAGCGACAACCTGGATATGATGATCGATCTATGCGTTACAGTCCTCCATCAAGAAACCATACTTACTCCCAACATGCTTCTACATGGGTTGATGGAAGGAACGGCTCAACGGAAGATCTTTCTGATCatagtaaaagatattcaaggAGAAGTCCTCCCCCGAGAATTACCTCACGGAATGACAGATTTGATGTAATGGACTCCCAAGGACGGTCAAGGTCTGGAGAGTTCTATCGTTCAGCAAATGGAAGACTTCCTTATGGCTACAATAGGGCAAATAAGCATGATGGGAATGGTGATGATCAAAGGGAATATGCTGATAGATATGGAAATCATTCTGTCAAACCATATGACCGTAATGGTGCTGTAAAGCAATTCAGAAATAATACTGGAGATAAATTTCGGACTCGTATTTCTGCTCCCAGATCACCAGAATCCCAAAGAAGGGTGAGTCCTCGGAGATTTGACAGGAGCTTTGAGAGGTAG